One genomic window of Equus caballus isolate H_3958 breed thoroughbred chromosome 6, TB-T2T, whole genome shotgun sequence includes the following:
- the OR6C330 gene encoding olfactory receptor family 6 subfamily C member 330 (The RefSeq protein has 2 substitutions compared to this genomic sequence) yields MMGNQTSVKEFILLGLTNDAELQAVLFLFPLLTYVLSVMGNLTIIILTLLDYRLQTPMYFFLRNFSILEISFTSVFVPKMLVNIGTGDKTISFAGCFTQYFFAILLGATEFYLLAAMSYDRYVAICKPLHYTTVMSRRLCIQLVLCCWFSGFLVVIVPHIMTLQLPFCASNIINHYYCDYIILLHLACSDTHFIEVIEFAAAAATLILTLMLVILSYVYIIRTILRIPSVQQRKKAFSTCFSHMIVVSLSYGSCIFMFANPSVKAAESFNKEVAVLNTSVAPLLNPFIYTLRNKQVKIAFKDMVRKIASFSRK; encoded by the coding sequence ATGATGGGAAACCAAACATCAGTGAAAGAGTTCATCCTTCTTGGTTTGACAAATGATGCCGAGCTTCAAGCTGTGCTTTTCCTGTTTCCGCTGCTAACTTACGTCTTAAGTGTCATGGGGAACTTGACCATCATCATTCTGACCCTGCTGGATTATCGCCTCCAGACTCCTATGTATTTCTTCCTCCGGAATTTTTCCATTCTGGAAATATCTTTTACCTCTGTCTTTGTTCCCAAAATGCTGGTCAACATAGGGACTGGAGACAAGACTATTTCCTTTGCTGGTTGTTTCACTCAGTACTTTTTTGCCATCCTTCTGGGAGCAACCGAATTTTACCTTTTAGCAGCCATGTCCTATGATCGCTATGTTGCCATTTGCAAACCTCTACATTACACAACTGTAATGAGCAGGAGACTCTGCATTCAACTTGTCCTGTGTTGCTGGTTTTCCGGTTTCTTAGTTGTCATTGTGCCACATATAATGACTCTCCAGCTGCCTTTCTGCGCATCCAACATCATCAACCATTATTACTGTGGCTACATTATCTTACTGCACTTAGCTTGTTCAGACACACATTTCATAGAAGTGATTGAGTTTGCCGCTGCTGCAGCTACCCTCATCTTCACGTTGATGCTCGTGATCCTTTCCTACGTATACATTATCAGGACGATTCTGAGAATCCCCTCtgttcaacaaagaaaaaaagcattctcTACATGTTTCTCTCACATGATCGTGGTCTCACTTTCCTACGGAAGCTGTATCTTTATGTTTGCAAATCCCTCTGTTAAGGCTGCAGAAAGTTTTAATAAGGAAGTGGCTGTTTTAAACACTTCAGTTGCCCCCCTGTTGAACCCTTTCATCTACACCCTAAGGAACAAGCAAGTGAAAATAGCCTTCAAAGATATGGTCAGGAAGATAGCGagtttttcaagaaaatga